The segment TGATCCACTCCCACTAAATCAGCATCAGCTTTTATTCCAGCAGTTTTAGCCTTATTAGCAATTTTTACAAATTTGTCCAAGTTTACCTTTAATGTAGCTTTTAAATCATTAACCAGCTTGTCTGAATATCCTTGCTGTGTTTGTGAAACTGTATTTATAATTTGTTCATTTAATGATTCGTTTGTATATTTATATTCTCCATTTTGTGCCACAACAGCTGTCATATTAGCGTACATTTTTTCAAAATCTTTATTTTTAAATACAATTTTAGCCTTTTCCTTAGCTTTTGCAAGATATGAATTTAAAATCATAATATCCTTATCTTGAGTCATATTTTCCTTAATTTGATCTTTTACATCTTCAAACTCCTGATTTGCAAAGGCTTGAGAATATTTATTTCTTTCATATGCTTTTTTTATTTCTTCATCTGTAATTTTATCATTTGAAAATAATTTTTCCCTCATTTTCTCAATTGTTTTCTGATCTCTTATCATCTTTTTAAATGAAGTGACATTATATCCGACAGATCTTAAATATTGAGCAAATTCCTGTTTCCCCAATTTTGACTGTTTTTGATAATTTTCAAATTCCTGATTAACAGTTGCCCCGCTTATTTTTATTCCTAAATTTTTTGCTGACGAAAGCAAAATTTCTTTATTTATCATAAGTTGTAAAACATATTCATTGATAATATTGTCTGGAACATTTTTTAAATTTTCGGTAGGTATTCCTGCCTGTGATAATTGCTGCATTTTTTGCTGGTTCAAGTCATTTAACTGATTTTTCATTCCAAGACTTTCTCTTTCAAAATCATCACGGTAAATTTTTGTTCCATTAACTGTTGCAATTACGTCCCTGTTGCCACCTGCCGCACCAAAAACATTATTTTTCAGAAATAATATTCCAGTAACAAGCATAGATATACCAAATATCCCTATCATAATTGCAGAAGCAATCTGAATTGCCTTTTTATGCTCTCTAAATCCCATTATTTATCTTCCTTTCCATTTTCTTTAATCATTTTAACATTATAGCACATAAAATACTATTTTTCTATTATTTTTTGAAGAAAAATCGGCTAATCAAAAAATAAAAGCTGCTTTAATATCAATAAAATTTTTATTAACATTTAAGCAACTTAAATTTATTTTTTTATTCAATATTTAACTGCCATTTTTACTAATACTTTTTATTATCTTGTATTTGTTTCCCCGTCTATTTGAATTATAACACTTTGAATATTAGGGAAATTTTTTAATATAGTATTTGTTACAGCCAGAGAGAATCCATTAAACAGTTCAGGATTTTTTTTTAGATTTGCAAATTGTGCATTTAGTTTGACAACTGTTGTATTCACATTATCAATTCTAAGATTGTATGCACTTCTAAATTTCATATCTTCTGAAATGTAATCAGAATTTCTGATGATTCCATTTATAAAATCACCTTCTATCAGGTTTATTTGACGAGGAACTACAATTTCCCGTTCATTTACTGTTTTTGTAGAGGGATCATATACAAATATGGAAATTTTATTCTGAGTTTCTTCTTCCTGAGTAGTTTCCTGTACCAAATTTTTGTCCACTTCTACATGAATTTTACTTCTATGTTTTCTGTCATAACGATTTACAAGAACCACTGCTACTGTTATGAAAAAAAGTAATGTTACAAAAAGATTTTTTTTAAAATTTCCTTTTTGCTTTTTAGTTTTTCCCTCATTTAATTTTTCTTGTTTTTGCATAAATTTCTCCTAATTTGGATAATATACCCAATCCCCTTAATTCTAGCTAATAAAATTAAAAAATTGGGGATTGAGTAAAAGATCAGAACTTTTTAGTTTGATTTTAAAGTGTTTTATAAATTATTTAAAGAATTTTCTTATTGCGTCACCGATAGTGCTTGCTGCTCTTTCCTGTCCTTCTGGTGTCAAGTATTGCGATAAATCAGAATAATTATTCATAAATCCTAATTCTACAAGTATTGATGGTGAATTACTTCCACGAAGCACTGCGAAGTTCGCTCCAAAAACCCCTCTTCTTCTAAGTCCTGTTAAGTTTATAAGTCCGTCTAATACAGATTCTGCTATAGCTTGACTTGTCTTTTGATTTTTTCTATAAAAAATATCATTTAAAATAAAGTCTGAAAATGGCACATCTCCATAGCTTCCATCAACTTTATTTTCAAATTTGGCTACTTGTGCGGCATAACTTCCTTGATCCTTTTTACTGAAGTAAAATACTTCTGTTCCGTTTGCTGATGAGCTTGAACTTGAATTTAAGTGAATACTTATAAAGAAATCTGCATTTGCGTCATTTCCAATTTTAGCTCTTGTATCCAATGGTACAAAGAAATCTGAATCTCTTGTCATTATAACGTTATAATCTCGTCTTAAATTGTTAGCCAGTCTTGTTGCTACCTGTAATGCTATATCTTTTTCGTTATATCCATTTCCTCTTGCTCCTGAATCATGTCCACCATGTCCTGGATCGACAACTATTGTATATTTTTTATTTCCTCTTGTAGAATTGCTTGGCTGTCTTTGAGTTTGAGTTTGTGTTACTTGTGCATTGTTATTTGATTGTCTTTGTGTTGCTGTGTTTCTTGATACTTGTCTTGATGTTGATTGTCCACCACCGAGTGTTACTTGGAATTCTCCATTTTTACTTACTACTTGATAAGTTACAGATGGTTTTAAGTACACGTATACTACTACCATTCCATTGCTTTGAACTGTATAAACTTTACTTATGTACTGATCATCTTTATTGATAAGGGTAGGCACACCGTTTTCCATCTCACTGTTTGGAAAACTTAACATCAGTATGTCTTCATTTCCTAATTTTGTAATCGATGCATTTGGCATAACTTGTTTATTTTCTCTAAATGTCCCTGTAACTTTTCCATTACTGTATGATACATTTTTCAAAGTATCAGAAAATGTAATTGCACTTATAAAAAGTAATAAAAATAATAATACTTTTTTCATTTTTTTCCTCCTAATTTTTTTGTTTGAAATTATTATCTAATCTTATATTTTATTTTTTTTCTAATCTATCAATTGCAGATTTTAAAACTTCCATTCTGGCACTTTTATCTATTTTCATTTCCACTGACTGATCATAGATATTTGTAACGCTGCCTTTAATACCTCCAACTGTTATTATTTTATCTCCAACTTTCAAATTTTCCAGTAATGCAGCCTTCTGCTGCTTCTTTTTCTTATTTGAAAAATATGTTGGTAAGATTAATACCGCCATAAACGCCACATAAATTAATATTACTCCTATTGAATTCTTATCCATTTCTGTTTTGTATAACTGAAATTTATAATTTTTAAAATTATAAATCCAATTTTATACTTTCCTCCTTCTTTAATTTTAAAATCAATTTTAATTATAGCATAATTTAAGTTATGTTTCAATTTTTAAAAAAATTATTTTTTAGTTTTTTTTGAAATTATAGAAAAATCTTTCTAAAATTAAACCTAAAAAAATAGCTATCTCAAAAAATTAATTTCAAGACAGCCATTTCGTGATTAAAATGAAAAAATTATTTTTAGTTAACTAAATTAATAGTTATTCAAGTTAGTTATTATTTTTCTGAAATTGCATCTACTCCTGGTAATACTTTTCCTTCCAAGTATTCAAGTGATGCTCCTCCTCCAGTTGAGATGTGTGAAAATTTGTCAGCGAATCCTAATTGAATAGCTGCTGCTGCTGAATCTCCACCACCAATGATTGTTTTAGCTCCAGATAATTCTGCGATTGCTTTACATACACCGATTGTTCCTTTTGCAAAGTTTTCCATTTCAAATACTCCCATTGGCCCGTTCCATACTACTGTTTTTGCACCAACTAGAGCATCTGAGAATAATTTAATAGATGCTTCTCCTATATCTAATCCCATCCATCCGTCTTCAATAGCGTCTACAGAAACTGTTTTAAATTCTGTATCATTTTTGAATTCTTTTGCTACAACTGTATCAATTGGCAATAACAATTCAACATTTTTTTCTTTAGCTTTTTTGATTAATGAGGCGGCTAATTCCACTTTGTCAGCTTCTAATAATGAAGAACCTGTATTTTTACCTTCAGCTTTTAAGAAAGTGAACATCATTCCTCCACCAATGATTACTTTATCAGCTTTATCCAATAAGTTTTCGATTACACCAATTTTATCAGAAACTTTTGCTCCACCTAAAATAGCAACTAATGGTCTTTCAGGATTGTCAACTGCTCCACCAATAAATTCGATTTCTTTTTCTACAAGGAATCCTACTGCTGATTCTTTGATGTTTGAAGCAATTCCTACATTTGAAGCATGTGCTCTGTGTGCAGTTCCAAATGCATCATTTACAAACACATCTCCAAGTGATGCCCAGTATTTTCCTAATTCAGGATCATTTTTAGATTCTTTTTTACCGTCCAAGTCTTCAAATCTAGTGTTTTCAAACATTAAGATTTCTCCGTCTTTTAATTCAGCAACTGCTGATTCTAATGCTGCTCCTCTTGTTTCAGGAACGAATTTAACAGGTTTTCCTAAAAGTTCTTCCAATCTTTTTGCAACAGGTGCTAAAGTTTTTGATGCCTTGTCAGCTTCTTCCTTAACTTTTCCCAAGTGAGAGAATGCGATTACTTTTCCACCATTTTCCAAAATGTATTTTAAAGTTGGAAGTGCTGCTGTGATTCTATTATCATTTGTAATAACTCCATCTTTTATTGGTACATTGAAATCAACTCTTACTAATACTTTTTTTCCTTTTACATCTAAGTTTTTTAAAGTTTTTTTAGCCATTCCGTTATATCCTCCTAAATTTATTAATTAAAATCATTTCTTTCCATTTGAATTATACCACTCTTTAAACCGATTTTCAAGTTATTTAATGCACAAACTTAAAATATTCTCAAACCCCTTAAAATCAGCCATAAAAAACCTTTCAAATTCATATTTTAACCATAGACAAACTTTGATTTGACTCTACATTTGAGCCCTTTCAAAATTAGACTGGTAAAAATTAAATAAATCAATTTTTTTAGTAGAATAATCATAATTTTTGAACTTAGGTTTAAATAGTTTTAATTCATTATAAATAATTCCAAAATCTTATTTATTTTTATTTTATCAATTTCTGATATTTTTTTAACTGGCTCAGGATTTTCAGAATAAGGATTTATAGCCTTTTCAAACCAGGTAACACCAATCCATTTTCCAAATTTGTACCCTGTATTCTCAAAATATGCAACTTTTTTAAACTCAAAGTAATTGTGTAATTTCTCACTGTTTTCATTAGGATAAGTTACAAGCCCGTAAACATTCACAACATTCTGCAATTTCAATATTTCAATCAGAATTTTATACATCTTTTTCCCGATTCCATTTCCAGCATAATCCCCATCTGTATAAACTGAAAGCTCCACATCCCATTGATAAGCAGCTCTAGCCCAAATCCTATGGGCATAGGCATACCCAATAATTTCATTTTCACATTCACAGACAATATATGGATATTCCTCTAAAACATCTCTTATTCTTCCTTTAAATTCCTCAACCGAAGGCACTTTATATTCAAATGTAATCGTAGTATTCTCAATATACGGCTTATAGATTTTTAAAATTTTTTTGGCATCGTTTTCAGTTGCAAACCTGAAAATTAGATTTTCTTTTTTTAATTTCATTTCTAACACCCCAACATTTTTAGTTTTTTTATTGAAATTTATACTTATGTAAAATATACTAACACTTTTTTAGATGAGTTTCAATAAAATAGATTTTTTATTTGCTCTTGACATTTATTAAAAATACGGTATAACTTTATTAAGAAATATTATAAGAAAAGGATGGTTCAAACATGAAAAAGACATTTTTAATTGGTGTATTTTTATTTGCAAATTTAGTTTCATTTTCTGCGGGAAAAGGAAATGATGTAACAACAAAACCAGATGTTTACTTCTTGAAAAGCTCACAAGTTGTAAGCAGTTATGATTTATTGCCAGCTCCACCGGCAGTTGACAGTATTGCGTTTTTAAATGACAAGGCTCAATATGAAAAGGGGAAATTGCTTAGAAATACTGAAAGGGGAAAACAGGCATACAACGATGCACGTGTAGAAGGGGATGGAGTACCTCGTGCTTTTTCAGAAGCATTTGGATACACAATCTCAGCTCAGACAACACCTGAAATTTTCAAATTAGTTACAAAATTACGTGAAGATGCGGGAGATTTGGCAACAAGATCCGCAAAACAGACATACATGAGAATACGTCCATTTGCATACTTTAAAGAATCAACTTGCCGTCCAGAAGATGAAGCGAGCCTTTCAACAAACGGTTCTTATCCATCAGGGCACACTTCAATCGGTTGGGCCACTGCATTAGTTCTGGCTGAAGTAAATCCTGCAAGACAGAGTGAAATTATAAAACGTGGTTATGAAATGGGGCAAAGCCGTGTAATTTGTGGTTACCACTGGCAAAGCGATGTCGATGCAGCCCGTGTAGTAGCAAGTACAGTTGTTGCGACACTGCATTCAAACAGTGAATTTAATGCCCAATTAGCCAAAGCAAAAGCAGAATTTCAAAGATTAAACAGAAGAAAATAAAAACAATAAATAAAAAACAGTTTTCAGATTCAAAGATAAAAACTGTTTTAGTATATTTGTTAAAAAAATTATTAGTTTTTTGCTTTTTAAATAAGTTATTTTAGACTTTTTCTTATTTACAAAGACATTTTATCATAAAAATATATTTTTAAAATGAATTTAAACTGAATAAAAAATTATAATCATTTTAGAATAAAGTAAATTTTACCTGTTAATTTTAAAATATACTTTTTATAAAAAAGGGCATCAAATACGATGTCCTTATGTTTTTTTATTTAGTTAAATAATTTTTATAAAAATGGCGTACCCGTGAGGAATCGAACCCCAAGCCTTCTGATCCGAAGTCAGACGCTCTATCCAGTTGAGCTACGGGTACACACAAAAAAGTAAGTTATAAAAACTTACTTTGCTAATGCTTTTAATATTTTAGGGCTTAATGTTTCCTTGTTTTTTAACAAGATTTTTTTAACTTGATCGTTATTTTTCCCTTTTAATGTTTTCATTGCTTTTGTACAAACTCTTACTCTAACTTCTTCATCGTTGATAGTCAAAAGCATTGTTTGTAAATTAGGTCTCCAAATTCTTTTTGTAGCTTTGTGAGAGTGACTTACTCTATTTCCATGGCTTACTGTTTTTCCAAAAACTTCACATCTTTGCATTTTATTCACCTCTACTAAATAATTTTAGTAGTTCTCCTTTCATCTTTATTTTTTAACAGCCATTTACTGTTTTTTATTATAATATATTAACTTAACTATTTTAGAAAAATCGTTATTCAGTTAAAATTATTTTTACATATCGAAATTTATTTTATCATATTTTGCAAATTTTTACAAGTTATTATCAGCATTTTTTCCTTTCTAATAAAAAAACTTTAAAAGTAAACTCAAAAATTGTGATTATTTTACTTAAATTTTAAATTTATATAGTTATCAGGCAAGTCTAATAAAAAAAATAAACAAGTATTGCAATATTTTTATTTTTGAAAAAATTGTTTTAAATTTGGCGGAAAATAATTTGGCCCTTTTATCACTTTTCCGTCTTCACGGTAAATTGGCTTCCCGTTTTCATCCAGTTTGCTCAAATTGCTTCTATGAATCTCCTCAAACACATCTTCAATAACATCCTGCATCCCATGCTCAATTATCGTCCCGCAAAGGATATAAAGCATGTCCCCGAGAGCATCCGCAACTTCCACAACATCTCCTTTTTTAGCCGCTTCCAGATATTCCTCGTTCTCTTCCTTCATCAAGTCAAATCTTAATTTTTCCAGCCCATTTTCCAATTTTCCGATTGGCTTGTCAGAATTTCCAAGTTTATAAATTCTATGAAATTCCTCGACACATTCTATTTTTCTTTTCATCAATTTCTTCCTTGTATAATATAGTTACATTATACAAGCTCCTTTCTTTAAATTTTTTATTCTTAAATTCTAAATTATTTTGATTAACAATTATTTTTCCTTTTATAATTTTTAGTTTTTTTAACGCAGAAGCATTAGATGCCATACCTCTACACTCCCACTTTACATATAAAAAGAGAAAAAATATAAAGCATAGAAAAATATCTATTAATAAATAATTAGTCTATTTTATTATCAATATCAATAAAAGATATAAAATCACGACTTTTACAATATCAGAATACAGCATAACTACTGAAAGGAATCTTGTTTTTTCCAGAATTTCTGTATCGTCTGATTCTACTTTTTCAAATATTTTTACCTGTATATTTCTTATGTCTTTTTTTATTAGGAAAACTGCCAATATTAGTGTCAATACAAGCATTATTCCAGCGATAACAGGTTTTTGCCTGACAAAAAATGAAAGTTTGCTGTAAAAAATTGCTAGGACTAGCCCCATTATTAGCGACAGGACTGTTAAGGCAGATTTCATATTTTTCTTTGGTTTGTTTATCAGTATTTTTGGAAGGATGAATGAGAACAGGATTTCCAATGCAAAGAGGACGATCAGGAATATTCCTTTTACATCGGGCAGTTCTAATTTTCTTATGGGCTGAACTATATTATCCAGTTCAAAAATCATGTAGTCCTTTAGTAGCGTGCACAATAAAATCGAAATTGCTATTCCTGAAAATATCCATATTCTGCCTGCTAAGATTTCGTCACTTATAAAATCTTGGATTTCTTTTGCTGTTTTATTGTCAATTTTTTTGTTAGTTTTCAAAGTTTTCCCCTTTAATAAATAGAATAAGAGTTATTTAAGGATTGTGTGAACAGTTTTAATGTCAATAATCCAAAAATAACCCTTTATATTTTTATTAAATTATAATATTTGTTATTATCTTTTTCTTCCTAAAATTCTTAAAATGTATAGGAATAAATTTATAAAGTCCAGATATAAATTTAATGCACCGACAATTTCGATTTTGTTCAAAACCTCTGAATCTTCCTGAACTGCGTAAGTGATAATGTTATTTCTTATTCTGTTTACATCAACTGCAATGAAAATTGTAAAAATAATCACACCTATTACTGATATAAACAAGTCAACTCCGCTACTTTGCAGGAAAATGTTTATAATACTTACTAAAATTAATGTTATTAACCCGGCAATTAATATTGGTGTAAATCTTGTCAAATTTTCTTTAGTAAAATAACCATAAACTGCTAAAACAACAAATAATGTCAATGTTCCTAAAAATGCTGAAAATATAATTTCTGGAGCATAAATAAGCCCTATAACTGAAAGTGTCAGTCCATTTAATATCGAATATGCAACAAACATCATTCTTAATGTGCCTGAATTAGCTCTGTAAAGCAATGCCGTAAATCCGAATACCATAACTACTTCCAGAATAGCAAATACCCAATACATATTCAAAATTCCATAAGCAATTGGACTTCCTGATGCCAGTCCGCTGTAAACGAGAAAACCTGCCCCTCCTGTCAGAAGAAGTCCGAGCACCATCCACAACATGCTTCCACGAACCTTTGAACTTACAAGTTTGTTTAAATCATCATAAGTCATCGTCATTTGTCCGTTATATTCGTTGTAATCGTCATTGTTGTGATTATAAGTTTCCAATTCATCATAATCATTTCTCATAAAAATCACCTCATTAGTTTAATCTTTTTTATTTTTAAAAATTAAATTTCTAAAAACTGTTTTATTTCAAGCAACTTGAATAATTTGTTATCAATTTTTGTAATATTTCAGATTAAAATTTTATATCCAAGCTATCATAGTATTATAACAATAAATTTTTAAAAAAGACTTTTATTTATCAGTTAAATCGCTTATTTTCGTTTTTTTGTTTGTTTAAGAACATAAATCTAAATTTAACATTTATATATTTTTATTTTAAAAACGGAACAACTGATTCCTGTTTCAATGTTTCGATAATTTCGTTAACTGATACATTTTTACTGTCTTGTGAACCAAATCTTCTTACATTTACTTCGTTGTTTGCAACTTCATTTTTACCGATTATTAATTGAACTGGTATTTTCTGATCTCCGTTTGCTTCCCTAATTTTGTATCCAATTTTTTCCACTCTTGTGTCAAGCTCCACTCTGATTCCTGCATCTTGAAGTTTTGTAAACAATTCTTTTGCGAAAGGCACTTGCTCGTCAGAAATTGTCAGGATTCTTGCTTGTACTGGTGCTAACCAAGTTGGGAATGCTCCTGCATAATGTTCGATCAAGATTCCCATAAATCTTTCCATACTTCCATACATTGCCCTGTGAATCATTACTGGCTCATGTTTTTCCCCGTCTGCACCGATATAGCTCATTTCAAATCTTGCTGGAAGGTTAAAGTCTAACTGGATTGTTCCACATTGCCAAATTCTTCCGATTGAGTCTTTCATCTTAAAGTCGATTTTTGGCCCGTAGAATGCTCCATCTCCAGGATTTAGCTTGTAATTAATTCCTTTATGTTCCAAAGCTGATTTCAAGTTTGCTTCAGCCATTTCCCATATTTCGTCAGAACCTATTGCTTTATCAGGTTTTGTTGACAATTCAATGTGGTATCCAAATCCGAATACAGTATAAAATTTATCATACAAATCAATAATTTCGATAATTTGTTCCTCAATTTGCTCTTTCGTACAGAAAACGTGGGCATCATCCTGTGTAAATGCTCTAACTCTCATAAGTCCATGTAAAGCTCCACTAAATTCGTGTCTGTGAACAAGCCCCATTTCTCCATATTTCAATGGCAAATCCTTGTATGAATGTAAATTATTCTTGTAGGCAATTATTGAACCTGGACAGTTCATAGGCTTTATTGCGTACTCTTTTTCATCAATTGTTGATGTATACATATTTTCACGGTAATTGAACCAGTGTCCAGAAATTTCCCACAATTCCTTATCTAGCATAATTGGAGTTTTTATTTCCTGATAACCTCTTTTTTTATGCTCAACTCTCCAGATTTCCTGCAATTTATTAAATAATTCCACACCTTTTGGCATAAAGAAAGGGAATCCAGGTCCATGCTCGTCTACAAAGAACAAGTCAAGCTGTTTTCCTAATTTTCTGTGATCTCTCTTTTCAGCTTCTTCCATCATTGTCAAATAGTCATCCAGCTCTTTTTTTGTTGCAAAAGCCACTCCATAAATTCTTTGAAGCATTTTATTGTTTGAATCTCCACGCCAGTAAGCTCCTGCTGTTGACATTAGCTTAAATGCTTTTAGGTAGCCAGTCGATGGAATATGTGTTCCACGGCATAAGTCTATAAATTCACCTTGCTGATAAATGCTAACCTTATCTGCACCCAAGTCTTCAATTATCTCAACTTTGTAAGTTTCACCTTTTTCAGCAAAGAATTTTTTTGCTTCTTCGGCAGTCATTTCATTTCTTTTAAATTCATAATTTTCTTTTACAATTTTTGTCATTTCCTCTTCAATTTTTGCTAAATCTTCTTCAGTAAACGGTTTTTCAGGGTCAAAGTCATAAAAAAATCCATTTTCAATAACAGGCCCTATCGTAACCTTTGTATTTGGGAAAAGTCTTTGCACAGCCTGAGCCATAATATGTGCCGCACTGTGTCTTATAATTTCTATCCCTTTTTCACTTGTATTAGTAATTATTTCAATTGTTCCAGATTTATCAATAATATGAGATGGATCAACTTGCACACCGTCAATTATCGCCCCAACGGTTGCCTTCCCAAGACTGCTCCCAATACTTTTTGCAAATTCTACAACAGTCATAGGATTTTCCAACTGTCTTTTACTACCATCAGGCAAAATCATTTCTATCATTTCGATTCCTTCTTTCTCTCTTTTGTCAAATAAAATTAGGCTCTAGTTAGCCTAATCGCATAATTATTTATTATAGTATAATTCTTATTTTTTTTCAACCTAAAAAATGAAGATTCGCTTTTTGAAAAATTTTAATTGTTAGAAATATCGCATTTAATATTGCAATTTATGATACTTAAAAAACATTAATAAGTTAATCAGTATACACATAAATAAAATTTAATAAAAAATTTATAATAAAAATAAATTTATGTCTAAATCACAATATAATTTCAAATAGTTTGGTAAAAAACGAATTGCAGTTATTTAAGAATTTTTATTTGGGTTCTTGGATTATATGATTTCAATTCCCAAGTATCTTCTTTTCTTTCAAAATATATATTTCTTAAATCTTTTATTTCATTAAAAAAAGGAAATAATTCTGTACTTTT is part of the Leptotrichia trevisanii DSM 22070 genome and harbors:
- the thrS gene encoding threonine--tRNA ligase → MIEMILPDGSKRQLENPMTVVEFAKSIGSSLGKATVGAIIDGVQVDPSHIIDKSGTIEIITNTSEKGIEIIRHSAAHIMAQAVQRLFPNTKVTIGPVIENGFFYDFDPEKPFTEEDLAKIEEEMTKIVKENYEFKRNEMTAEEAKKFFAEKGETYKVEIIEDLGADKVSIYQQGEFIDLCRGTHIPSTGYLKAFKLMSTAGAYWRGDSNNKMLQRIYGVAFATKKELDDYLTMMEEAEKRDHRKLGKQLDLFFVDEHGPGFPFFMPKGVELFNKLQEIWRVEHKKRGYQEIKTPIMLDKELWEISGHWFNYRENMYTSTIDEKEYAIKPMNCPGSIIAYKNNLHSYKDLPLKYGEMGLVHRHEFSGALHGLMRVRAFTQDDAHVFCTKEQIEEQIIEIIDLYDKFYTVFGFGYHIELSTKPDKAIGSDEIWEMAEANLKSALEHKGINYKLNPGDGAFYGPKIDFKMKDSIGRIWQCGTIQLDFNLPARFEMSYIGADGEKHEPVMIHRAMYGSMERFMGILIEHYAGAFPTWLAPVQARILTISDEQVPFAKELFTKLQDAGIRVELDTRVEKIGYKIREANGDQKIPVQLIIGKNEVANNEVNVRRFGSQDSKNVSVNEIIETLKQESVVPFLK